GATGAAAtgtagaaatttttttgaagagttcatAAGCTTTTATTAACTTGGGGAAGATGAAATGAGGAGAAAATTGTTAAGAGGACaaagctttttctttctttttaaaaaacttggggaagatgatgatgatgatgttgatcaaTTAACTTCAGAAAGATGATGAcgttaataaattaaaatcccattttaaatatttgacaAAGACCCTATCTCAAACTCATTTTTAtcacaactaatttttattttgattttttaccttttcaacTTCACTTGAAATTATCTAGTGACATGCATTACCATTTATGCGTAAGAGATGGGCTAACACAACAATTGTCTCTCTTCAAATTTCCATTTATTAAATCAACACAAACATAACCTTGGCATCTTGTGGTTTGTATTACAAGCCTACTAATGTATAATTTCCACTAATTTTACAATAATGTTTGGTGCAAGAGTAgaataaatagaaaacaaacacatataaacttaaataattttttttgatatataatccaaacaaaaacattttcttataCCATCTTTAAACAGACATACtaacaaaaacttaatttcCCAAAATGAACAAAAGGTAACCTAAAATGTAACAAATAATATCTTcacatctacaaaaaaaaaaaaaatacatagaaCAAACCTAAATTATTAACAGATAATACGTAGACAATTAAAATTTGTGTATGAAAGTTTATAAATAGTTAAGGTTTCTtccaaaaaattgatttttttggtttgaatgaTATCATGTATTGTGAATGATTCTCCCATGATTAATGTTGTAAGTTATATAAGCTAAGGATCAATTTTAAATTGTGTATAGATAGTAATACTTTTTATGATCATCATCCAAAAACGAATTGCTTAAGAGAATCATGGAAGACTGtgggaaacaagaaaaaaaataaaaaagatttatggAAAGAGTCGACATGAGAGAGTTGTGGTGTGGAAGTTGGAGTGTAATTTAGAGATTgactgaaaagaaaaattattatgcccaaaaggccaaaacaaaatggtttagttgaaagcaaacaacaaattgtttataaatcaaaccaaaccttttcttgaatataaaccgaaccaaatcaacCTGAAGACTTAAGCGACGTCGTTTGGTTGAAACCAATGTAGAAGCGACGTAAGCGACGTCGTTTGGTTCAAACCAATGTAGAAGCGACGTCGTTTTACCTAAAAAAAATCTCcctaaaaaaaatgtcaaaaatctGAAGCGACATTGTTTAGGTTCAGGATCTGTTTaatgttctcttctctctcgtcgCGACAACCATAGTAAGAGCTTAGGAATTAGGGATTCGGTTCTTCGGCATCTCTTTTTATTCTAAGCAATCTGACTGATGATTCAGCTTCTTCTGTCAGAAGATATTTGCCTTTTGTCCCTTTAAGATTACTTGATTTAATTGCTTCTCGTTCAATTGATGAATGTGGTGAACCTGATGATTACGCAATAGTGTTTGCTTCTGGCTTATTGATTCTCGATGATTACGCTTGTGGGAATCTGTAGGCTGTAGCTTAATGATTGAGTAAGCACAAGAGAAGGAGATAAGAGAAAGtagtttaaaaaaatggaagtaGAGGGTATCTACAATGGGGTGCAAAGGTTCAGAATTGGTTAGCTCTGTTCTTTGGTGGATATAAGCAATAAAGAATAGTCTATATGGCAGAAGAGGACCACGGGTTCCAAAGATTTTAGATTAACTAACTATTGCGTGTTTGTAAATGTAGAATGGTCCAGAACTATGAGCAGAAGAGTGACTTGAAAAAGCATGATTTTGTGAAATTATAGACTATTTTAGGACTTAAGCTGTTGGATGTGGCCAGTTCTCCACTCCCAGGAAAGGGTTTGAGTTATTGAGATTGGTTTCTTTGGAAACTAGATGGAGACACAATCTGGTCTCTGATAAACATATCCAATTGTGCTTTTTAGGTTTATCATTCTCTGTGTTTCTTGGTTGTACACATTAATGTAGTAGACTTCACAACATAAGTATCATTTCATTCTAGCTTTGTAAAATATGTCAACAATCGTTTGGATGGTCCATATGCAAAGGGaattctttgtatttttaagATTGTGTCAAGAACTTGATAATGAATAtagtcttatttttttttggttctatggTAGAAAATTCACAAGTTTTGGTTATTGTACTGAGTTTAAAATATGTGTATTCACGATGAACTATGAGGGGACAATATAGTTCTTTGATACTCAAACGTGAAATCTATTTGTTTAACATGTTACACTTTTTAGGCCGAAATTGTAATTTAAGCGAACGCTATAATAACAACAAGAAGCTATTGTGACTTTTTTACTTCAGACTTTTGTGACGCAATAGACAAGGTTTTTTTGAAACGGGTAGTACAAACACAAGTAGAGATGGATGTGACCATTAGcagaaaatttatattagtcAATAACGTATGGCTTAATTAGGTTAACAATATCCCAAAAGATAGTAATGAAAATTTGGAAACTTgtctaaaacaaacaaaatatgttgaCCAGGAAATAAGGGGAAATAAATTCTatgacaaaataaagaaaaatgtatatactACCAAAGAATTAAATTGCATGAGATTGTagtcaacaaattaatattttctttggaaattaatttaacatttatgTGATGGATTCACTCCTATATATTCTCTCAATGTCTAATTGTTGCATACGTCATAAGAAAATTGAAAGAGTTGGAAAGAGAGAAGGATGATTGGTTGTAAGAGTTTGCTTATCGTTCTCTTAATTGTCTCTCTCTTTGCTCGTCACCAATGTAAGAatttgttcagttttttttgttttccctacAAACCAAAACTTATAGTTGATGCGACTCAACTCAAGTATATTCGTCTTATCTCACCCATCTAAATTCATATTAACATTTGTCATATGATTCGATGGATTCATATCCAAAGTTCAAAACACATCCAATAAGATCAGTGTTCTCCCTGAAATATCATAGATCAGtcatacatgcatatatattttttttcacatcCATTTTGATAGTCAATATacatttgttgttattttcgcATACACTTTATAGAAGAAAGTTATTAGTTGAGATCTAATCAAAGATGAGCTGTAATATTACACTTGATACATACTCAAAATTTATACTAAATATTACACTTGATTCGAAGGCAGTTGTCGGTTTTCTCGAGACATGGGTTAGCGAGGCTCACCCTTTGTCTTTCCTGGTATGGTTGTGCCACGGCTTTATATCTAAGACTAGTGCGTCCGTATTTTACACACGTATAGAAAGGCAAACCGTCTAGCTGACGGTTTGGTAAATTATGCTTTCTCGCTTGAGTTAGGTTTTCATGCTTTCGATGTTGTTCCCAGTTGTCTTAGTTCAATACTGTCAGAGGATAACCACGGTTCTGCTATCGTTCGATAGtgttgttgtttaattttttcttttaataaattagaGGAGGCATTGTCTGTTATTGTTCGTAGtgttgttgtttaatttttcttttaataaattagGGGAGGCATTGTCTCCTCCTTtcccatcaaaaaaaaatcatacttaAATATATCATCATTACTGTTGGAACATAATTATtttgagataatatttgtaGGTCACGAGCCGGATCCCGATCGCCACGAGCCGGATCCCGATCGCCATGAGCCGGATCTCCACGAGCCGGATCCCGATCGCCACGAACCGGATCCCGATCGTCAAGAGCCGAATCCCGATCATCCAAAAGGAATAGAAAGATGTTTCCATAAATTTATGGGAGAACCATGGCAACTCGAGTATTTGTGTTGTATCAAAAAACCTTCCATATGCACTCCTTTCATCTTTCCTGAAGATTGCATTAAGTGCCCGCCGCTTACAAAAGATGAAACACCTTCTCCTTCGATCGATGCAACATTGCCTGATatgtaaaatgtttattgactgataatgttattttataaaaaaaaatcattagataAAGTTTCGTGTATCATGCGGAATTTTAGTCTGacatttgaataaaaatatttgagaagattttcaggttttttatatatttaattaaggcCTTAACCTGGAGAATGTTTCAGctttaaagaaaaagatataattaaaacaaaaattatgatgAGTGAacgaaagaaaggaaaaaaaaatgaaaaattcttGAATTCACCCTTGGGGGTGAACCACTCTCATTCACTCTTAGGAGTGAACCACTCTCATTCACCCCCTCattataaatcaatcaaatcaaaatataacaaactgCTATGTCAtgttatatcttattatataaaccttaatgacaaaattacttattaacaagatcgtgacacatgtcaattatattgattagatgtcgACACGTGTCTAattctatttacaaaattttatatgtttacatttttaaaaatgtcaaaattactcattaacaagatagtgacacgtgtcaaatatattgattagatcatgacatgtgtctaattttatttacataattttccatgtttatattatataaaaaaattattttttctaaataaaaaaggatAACTAACAAAAGCAATATactttctaattatatattatacgtgtgctctcaataaaatttgacatgtgttaaccaaaaagaaattaattaaacatgtatattaatcaataaataatgaataacaaagttaaaaagaataacataagttatttaacataattttagttgaatataaattatatttatcgttgtaatataaatttttattataagtaagcacacaaaaccttgaaagagtaatgaacttaaaaaaatcaatacatgatgtgtattagtatagttttacatgttttattttaaagattttaatgcatgtagtaatatgagaaacctgaaagaaaaatagaaaaactgagtttgtaggaatgaatttttggttaattgatgaaaactgacaaaagtattacttatgaaattaccACATATAGTAGAATAATATATaggatatttttaaatttccaaattttttgtggatgttaactgatttttttactgattgttcattgttaaatttaaaatactaaccaatatacatattatctcatatgatgctcatattagttttttttattataattttaactaatacatgaaaaaatgaattatggttttacgatgaaatagatagttaaatgtgattactaattgaatgtctaacgatgaaatttatcgaagatttaaaaaatttcaaatattaatatgtatcatttttaaaaaattgattcaagaatattattcatattttttatgtttgattttataatttgaacacatgtatttttgtaatgcatatgttaaaacataagataatacgaaatatattataatttataggaatgaatcttcacTAATTTGATGGTAAtgtctatatatctttatacatgtttttattttataactttcacttatttaaaattgattatgaaatgagttaaaattagtacttatgagataccaacataacaaatatatcttaaatatgttgattcagtttaattgcaaaatatattttgctaatttttatttgtattttcaattcttactaagatatagacttgatatgatttattaactgtgtttgataaaaaatatttagttctatgcattaaaattaaatgtataattaaacttaaaatatgctTTATTACTAtgttatagatatttaaatggtactccttgtcctataagagtttttagataaaaacacaaacattaataaacaataaatattatgtcatttataaaacttcaaccaataagaaaatatacggAAAACGATATACTTCTCCAAGAGAATATCATATCAAGCCAGATATAGCTCAATCTATTATCACATGCTATATATCTTAGAGAAAATATTTCTCAATTTATATTTCTCAATTTATATCTCTCAGACTCCATAGTTCAAGATCTATATCTCCtttgaaacatatttttcaccTAATTACCCACAAACATCGGTTTTGCTCGGTTCACTATTTACTGAaccaactaaataaaataataaaacaaatataacctaatttaaaccgaattaaattaattaaaacaaattaaaagaaaaaaaagaacataatgatTTTCTTCTGTTGATCAAAGATTGAGCTCTATCTAGCTTGATGTGATACTTTTTGTGGGAAAATAGATCGTTTTCCCGAAAAATATAttgcatagttcaaatagtcataaattgttatattaataaaaattatacatagaaatttgagaaaatattataaaataatgcaaaaaaccttcaaactcttatataatagaACTCAGAGAGagttttaaaatgaaatatgagaagttcatcttcaatattaaaatgttacaagataaaatctaaaaacatgtctattattacttaattattctcaataatttttaaaaaattttatccGCGTTATTACGCGGGCCTTATctagtttataaaagaaatcaaaactaaaataaaaagacaaaacaagttaaggaaaccaattatgtagattttttattaaggaaattatattggtttaggtttataaaataatgattagagtttatattttacaattaaacgaaatcatatgtcgttttgggtttataaaaagtggttagggtttagtttttacaattaaacacaattatgtgtcggtttgagtttacaaaagagtggttagagtttagggtttagattttacaattaaatgaaattatatgtcgatttgggtttacaaaagagtggttagagtttagggtttagattttacaattaaacaaaattatatgtcggtttgagtttacaaaagagtggttagggtttagattttacaattaaataaaattatatgtcggtttgggtttataaaatagtggttaggtttagattttacaattagaaaattgtattttattttgggtttataaaaagagtgatttgagtttagatgttataatttaaaactataatataatgtttagaattaataattataaaattaattaatatacataattCATTTCcttaatcaataatttgtttacttaactaagagggggtgaataagaAAGGTTGATGAATTGTCCAATAGGGGTCCTAAAAAGTGAACCCAaaaattgtccaaaaaaaatatactaagttttaagaaatagaaaattCTTTGTAAACTTTTGCAATTTACCAAAAAGTTAATAGTAACCGACGTCGTTTCATGACCTGGTCGTGATCCTCTCTCGTCGCGGTGACAGGACACTGTCTACGTCTGCCGTCGGAGCAGTGCCGACTTAGATAGGGGGACAAGGGGTACGACCGCCCCGGGTTCAtagattaaggaaacaaataatgtaagattaaggggcacaaaaaaaatataatgcaaGATAAAggggtacaaaaaaaaataatgcaagataaatgggcacaaaaaaataatgtaaagaTAAAAGAGGCAAAGACAAAATTtgtaacacaaaaataattcattaaaatatgttttaacgaTTTATTTTTACGAGTCAATAACCAAAAAGACTTTACTTTCTATAATTATCTCACCCAACTCCAAcgtagaataaaaataaatttttctaatcttatcaaatgtttatatattattaaaaccatatttttttaatatataagagaggtttaaaaaaaaatagtctttcattcaaaaaaaaaaatgggtctttcattcaaaaaagaaaaaaattgccACAGGGCCCCCTAAAAACCTTGAGCCGGCACTGTGTCGGAGATATCTCTACTTCCGACTCCGCCATCTGCGAATCTCCCGTAagctcttaaaattttatatcttcCTTTCTGGTTTGTTTTTGGCTCCTAGGTACTCACTATGCTTGCTTTCCTGATTAATTGGTACATTGATGAATAAACATCTGTGAAAGTGAAATAGTGGCTGTATCTGTATTCTTGGTTTTGCCCTGTTTCTGTATGAGTCTCGATTCGGTTTTGCTGCTTCTCTGTTTGCTTGTGTTCTTTTCGTTGATTCTTAAATTTGATTTCTGCTGTTTTGATTATTTGCTaccattaactttttttttgttacaaacaGAGGTAACATCAGTCTCACTCTTTGAATCTTTTGCCTGTTTCTTTCCAGGTCTAGTACAGAAATTTTGTTTCATGCATAACATCCATGCATTCATGCATTGATAAGTTCTCTCTCTATATTTGCTAATTGATTATTGATGCATCTACGTGGCCATGTATCATTTGCAGGACAACGAATGAAAATGTCGCCGTCGACGATAGCTCCGGTGgtggaagaagagaacaagaaataccaaaaaggtgtgaaacatcTTTGTGACAATAGTGTGACCAAAGTGCCAACCAAATATATATGGCCTGAACCTGACCGACCCATCTTCACTAAATCCGACAAGctcatcaaaccaaaacaaaacgcTTCCCCTCATAGATCTCGCTGAGCTCCTTGGACCTAACCGGCCTCACGTTCTACAAACCATAGCTGAGGCCTGCGAAACCTACGGCTTCTTCCAGGTTGGTCCCCAAATCCCAAATTGTTAAAGTAAGCGCTAGATTACACAAAGTGATATTTAGCTTGCTTGCTAAACAAGTTAAGCTATCTTAATGGGCATGTAGGTGGTGAATCATGGGATGGAGGGAGATGTGAGCAGGAACATGATAGAAGTGTGTAAGATATTCTTTGAACTTCCCTACGAGGAGAGATCAAAACACATGTCGGCAGACATGTCGGCTCCAGTACGGTACGGCACGAGTTTCAACCAGATCAAAGACAATGTCTTTTGTTGGAGAGACTTCTTGAAACTCTACGCACATCCTCTCCCTGACTATCTTCCTTATTGGCCTTCTTCTCCCTCCGACTTCAGGTCAGATTTCTCACATTCACATTTTTTTCGTTTCctaaaatatag
The Camelina sativa cultivar DH55 chromosome 6, Cs, whole genome shotgun sequence genome window above contains:
- the LOC104699269 gene encoding protein DMR6-LIKE OXYGENASE 1-like, whose protein sequence is MSPSTIAPVVEEENKKYQKDLAELLGPNRPHVLQTIAEACETYGFFQVVNHGMEGDVSRNMIEVCKIFFELPYEERSKHMSADMSAPVRYGTSFNQIKDNVFCWRDFLKLYAHPLPDYLPYWPSSPSDFRGWTYNI
- the LOC104792448 gene encoding uncharacterized protein LOC104792448 — protein: MIGCKSLLIVLLIVSLFARHQCHEPDPDRHEPDPDRHEPDLHEPDPDRHEPDPDRQEPNPDHPKGIERCFHKFMGEPWQLEYLCCIKKPSICTPFIFPEDCIKCPPLTKDETPSPSIDATLPDM